Proteins encoded within one genomic window of Halobacteroides halobius DSM 5150:
- the rpiB gene encoding ribose 5-phosphate isomerase B, translating to MEIAIGSDHGGYNLKQKIKELLDERGIGYKDFGTNSTESVDYPDFAKQVAKAVANDDFERGILVCGTGIGMSITANKVKGIRAALCHDVFSAKATRWHNNSNVLTLGERVIGTESALEVVKAWLEAEFEGGRHQRRIDKISQLKE from the coding sequence ATGGAAATAGCAATTGGTAGTGACCATGGTGGGTATAATTTAAAGCAAAAAATAAAAGAATTACTTGATGAAAGAGGGATAGGTTATAAAGATTTTGGAACAAATTCTACTGAATCAGTTGATTATCCTGATTTTGCTAAACAGGTAGCTAAAGCTGTAGCAAATGATGATTTTGAAAGAGGAATTTTAGTTTGTGGTACAGGCATTGGTATGTCGATTACTGCTAATAAAGTTAAAGGTATTAGAGCTGCTTTATGCCATGATGTTTTTTCTGCTAAAGCTACAAGGTGGCATAATAATTCAAATGTACTTACTTTAGGTGAACGGGTTATTGGAACAGAATCAGCATTAGAGGTTGTTAAGGCTTGGTTAGAAGCTGAATTTGAAGGTGGTAGGCATCAACGTAGAATAGATAAGATTAGTCAATTAAAGGAGTGA
- a CDS encoding low molecular weight protein arginine phosphatase, with protein MTKILFVCTGNTCRSSMAEALCNNLLEKKGKNDYEVLSAGISARRGGTAARQAVEVLSQAGIDLTDHETTPVTKELVTKVDLILTMTRRHKLSLLDSYPQVKEKIYTLKEYASQLEKTKAEKEKIAKLRNQIEKKREKFLKDHQPKLEELEKQRKELTSQLKEVENQIVKLENKLAHKLRTERRELAKLQATEENLDISDPFGQPIEVYQKCANQIEEEIRKIVEKLD; from the coding sequence ATGACTAAGATTTTATTTGTATGTACTGGTAATACTTGTAGAAGTAGTATGGCGGAGGCTTTATGTAATAACCTTTTAGAAAAAAAGGGTAAGAATGATTATGAAGTATTATCAGCTGGAATTTCAGCTAGGAGAGGAGGTACTGCAGCTAGACAAGCAGTTGAAGTATTAAGCCAAGCAGGGATTGATCTAACTGACCATGAAACGACTCCTGTAACTAAGGAGTTAGTTACAAAAGTAGATTTAATCTTGACTATGACTAGGCGACATAAATTAAGTCTTTTAGATAGCTATCCACAAGTTAAAGAAAAAATATACACACTTAAAGAATATGCATCTCAATTAGAGAAAACTAAAGCAGAAAAAGAAAAGATAGCAAAGTTACGTAATCAGATAGAGAAAAAGAGAGAGAAGTTTTTAAAGGACCACCAACCTAAGTTGGAAGAATTAGAAAAACAACGAAAAGAATTAACTTCTCAACTAAAAGAGGTAGAGAACCAGATTGTTAAACTAGAGAATAAGTTGGCCCATAAGTTAAGAACTGAGAGAAGAGAGTTGGCTAAGTTACAAGCAACAGAAGAAAATTTGGATATTTCTGACCCATTTGGTCAGCCTATTGAAGTATACCAAAAATGTGCCAATCAAATTGAAGAAGAAATAAGAAAAATTGTTGAAAAACTAGATTAA
- a CDS encoding manganese efflux pump MntP family protein: protein MGIYELILVALAIGMDSFSVSVGIGVTGIDDSNKIFKFSLITGVLHFLLPLVGLYLGTQLSGYLGQFATYFGAGVLILLGINMIRENHKETKIEFKLIGTELLLIPLSVSLDALTIGFGLGTLGMSVLEAATFFGAVAFLMTILGLTLGNVLGAISSKFDLVGGVILIGLGVKLLIF, encoded by the coding sequence ATGGGTATTTATGAACTAATTCTAGTAGCTTTAGCTATAGGCATGGATTCTTTTTCAGTATCTGTAGGAATAGGGGTTACAGGAATAGATGATAGTAATAAAATCTTTAAATTCAGCCTTATCACAGGAGTATTACACTTTTTATTACCATTAGTAGGTCTTTATTTAGGTACTCAATTAAGTGGTTATTTAGGCCAATTTGCTACTTATTTTGGAGCTGGTGTTTTAATTTTATTAGGAATTAATATGATTAGAGAAAATCATAAAGAGACTAAAATAGAATTTAAACTGATTGGGACAGAATTGCTTTTAATCCCTTTAAGTGTTAGCTTAGATGCCTTAACAATTGGCTTTGGATTAGGAACTTTGGGGATGAGTGTGTTAGAAGCAGCTACCTTTTTTGGTGCAGTAGCTTTTTTAATGACTATTCTTGGTTTGACTTTAGGCAATGTTTTAGGGGCAATAAGTTCTAAATTTGATTTGGTTGGTGGAGTAATTTTAATTGGGTTAGGAGTTAAACTTTTAATTTTTTAA
- a CDS encoding manganese efflux pump MntP family protein has protein sequence MGVAEVLFLGIALGTDAFSVSVAIGTKQLDWLLILKLSLVIGAFHILMPLIGIQLGYFLQKFFSYYYFQETIDQLTTAIGAGLLLILGMIMIYDSMTEEQEVSQFNLYGFSIIILAFSVSIDALSVGFSLGMLDTGLLVSCLILGVIAALMVVIGLLLGTKLGNLVEKAEVLGGITLILLGIHFILTIG, from the coding sequence GTGGGGGTTGCTGAAGTATTATTTTTAGGAATAGCTTTAGGAACAGATGCTTTTTCTGTTTCAGTAGCAATCGGAACTAAACAATTAGATTGGCTATTAATTTTAAAATTAAGTCTAGTTATAGGTGCATTCCATATTTTAATGCCTTTGATTGGGATTCAGTTAGGTTACTTTTTACAAAAATTTTTTAGTTATTATTACTTTCAAGAAACTATTGACCAGCTGACTACAGCTATTGGGGCTGGGCTACTGCTGATTTTAGGAATGATAATGATTTATGATAGTATGACTGAAGAGCAAGAGGTTTCACAATTTAATCTCTATGGATTTTCAATAATTATTTTAGCATTTAGTGTTAGTATTGATGCTTTATCAGTAGGTTTTAGCTTGGGGATGTTGGATACTGGTTTATTAGTCAGTTGTCTTATTTTGGGGGTGATTGCTGCCTTAATGGTAGTGATTGGTTTATTATTAGGAACTAAGTTGGGTAATTTAGTTGAAAAAGCAGAAGTTTTAGGTGGTATAACTCTAATTTTGTTAGGTATTCATTTTATCTTAACGATTGGTTAA
- a CDS encoding L-threonylcarbamoyladenylate synthase, which produces MKEIKETKVFSQSEVQEAAKLLQEGRLVAFPTETVYGLGANALDPQAVEKIFAAKGRPADNPLIVHIANQNKLEELISSELSKQAQKLIDEFWPGPLTLVLPKASKVPKITTGGLETVAVRMPKHPLAQQLIEEAQVPLAAPSANLSGRPSPTIAQHVMTDLAGRISGVVDGGQTGIGVESTVLDLSQGVPTLLRPGGVTYEQLKETLKRVIIDPAVEAKIDNEAQQALSPGMKYKHYAPEAKVVLIEGAQTEIVAKIKELIRGEEGKIGVMATTESSHQYQNAIVKEMGSRNNLKQISMSIFKLLREFDQLGVDKIFIEGLSQSGLGLAIMNRLRKAAGYNIIKV; this is translated from the coding sequence ATGAAAGAAATCAAAGAAACTAAAGTGTTTAGTCAATCTGAAGTTCAAGAAGCTGCTAAATTATTACAGGAAGGTAGACTAGTAGCATTTCCAACTGAAACAGTTTACGGTCTAGGGGCCAATGCTCTAGATCCTCAAGCAGTAGAGAAAATTTTTGCTGCTAAGGGACGACCTGCTGATAACCCACTAATTGTACATATTGCTAACCAGAATAAATTAGAGGAATTAATATCGAGTGAGTTATCTAAGCAAGCTCAGAAATTAATAGATGAGTTTTGGCCGGGGCCATTGACACTGGTCTTACCTAAGGCCAGCAAGGTGCCTAAGATAACTACAGGAGGATTAGAGACAGTAGCAGTTAGAATGCCTAAACACCCTTTAGCTCAACAATTAATAGAAGAAGCCCAAGTGCCCCTTGCTGCTCCTAGTGCTAATTTATCAGGTCGCCCTAGTCCTACTATTGCTCAGCATGTAATGACTGATTTAGCGGGTCGAATTAGTGGAGTAGTAGATGGAGGCCAGACAGGAATAGGAGTTGAATCTACAGTGCTTGATCTATCCCAGGGTGTTCCAACTTTATTACGGCCTGGTGGGGTTACTTATGAACAATTAAAAGAGACATTAAAAAGAGTCATAATTGACCCAGCTGTAGAAGCTAAAATAGATAACGAAGCTCAGCAAGCTTTATCCCCCGGAATGAAATATAAACACTATGCTCCCGAAGCAAAAGTAGTATTGATTGAAGGAGCACAGACTGAAATTGTAGCTAAAATTAAAGAATTAATTAGAGGAGAAGAGGGTAAAATAGGTGTGATGGCTACTACAGAGTCTAGTCATCAGTATCAAAATGCAATCGTTAAGGAGATGGGCAGTAGAAATAATTTAAAGCAAATTAGTATGAGTATCTTTAAACTGTTAAGAGAATTTGATCAATTAGGTGTAGATAAGATATTTATTGAAGGCTTATCCCAATCTGGTTTAGGACTAGCTATTATGAATAGACTAAGAAAGGCAGCAGGGTATAATATTATTAAGGTGTAA
- the prmC gene encoding peptide chain release factor N(5)-glutamine methyltransferase: MARLTVKEILDKAVGFFKEHQLTNPRLDAEVLLADILEMQRIKLYVNFNRPLTKEEIDRYRELIVARSQGQPVAYLLGEQEFMSLDFEVNSNVLIPRPETEHLVETILEKIDQNDEEKIRVADIGTGSGAIIISLIKLADKKVQGVGIDISNTALELAYKNALHHEVAGKIEFKEGNLVQPLDEPVDMIVSNPPYIPTNDLEDLQEEVKQEPSLALDGGADGLKFYRQIIKQAAKKLTEAGLIAFEVGIKQAEDVADLLKQTGFKEIEIIEDYAEIKRVVLGRL; the protein is encoded by the coding sequence ATGGCACGGTTGACTGTTAAAGAAATTTTAGATAAAGCAGTTGGTTTTTTCAAAGAACATCAGCTTACTAATCCTCGCTTAGATGCTGAAGTATTATTAGCTGATATATTAGAAATGCAGCGGATTAAATTATATGTAAATTTTAATCGTCCTTTAACTAAAGAAGAAATTGATCGGTATCGAGAACTGATAGTAGCTCGTAGCCAGGGCCAACCAGTAGCTTATTTGTTAGGAGAACAAGAGTTTATGTCTTTAGATTTTGAGGTTAACTCTAATGTTTTGATTCCGCGTCCGGAAACAGAACATTTAGTAGAGACTATATTAGAGAAAATAGACCAAAATGATGAGGAAAAAATTAGAGTTGCTGATATTGGAACTGGAAGTGGAGCAATTATTATTAGCTTAATCAAGCTAGCTGATAAAAAAGTCCAGGGAGTAGGAATTGATATCTCTAATACAGCTTTAGAGTTAGCCTACAAGAATGCTCTACATCACGAAGTAGCTGGTAAGATAGAGTTTAAAGAGGGGAATTTAGTACAACCTTTAGATGAACCAGTTGATATGATTGTTTCTAATCCGCCTTATATACCTACTAATGATTTAGAAGATTTGCAAGAAGAAGTTAAGCAAGAGCCTAGCTTGGCCCTTGATGGTGGAGCTGATGGTTTAAAGTTTTATCGGCAAATAATTAAGCAAGCCGCTAAAAAGCTAACCGAAGCAGGATTGATTGCTTTTGAAGTAGGAATTAAGCAAGCAGAGGATGTAGCTGATTTATTAAAGCAAACGGGTTTTAAAGAGATAGAGATTATAGAGGACTATGCTGAAATTAAGCGAGTTGTATTAGGTAGGCTTTAG
- the prfA gene encoding peptide chain release factor 1: MELDFDIEKWLDKLDGVVDRYKEIEGLLSDPEVINDQERFQKLSKEYAELKKVVKKYDEYKELRANVEEAEEVLEIADDEEMIELAKMQLAESEPRLKELANKLPLMLIPKDPNDDKNVVVEIRGSAGGDEANIFAGDLYRMYTRYAESKGWDVDILSSTPSDMGGYKEIVFVIEGKGAYSYLKYESGVHRVQRIPSTESGGRIHTSTSTVAVLPEVEDVDIDINPNDLKIDTYRASGPGGQSVNTTDSAVRITHQPTGLVVSCQDEKSQHKNREKAMRVLRARVQEKIEEERQEEVAEQRKNQIGSGGRSERIRTYNFPQGRITDHRINLTTHQIEAVLDGELDEMIESLITADQIEKLKQVE, encoded by the coding sequence ATGGAGTTAGATTTTGATATTGAAAAATGGCTTGATAAGCTAGATGGAGTAGTAGATCGTTATAAAGAAATTGAAGGTCTATTAAGTGACCCAGAAGTTATTAATGATCAAGAAAGATTTCAAAAATTATCAAAAGAGTACGCTGAATTAAAAAAGGTTGTAAAAAAATATGATGAATATAAAGAGTTAAGGGCTAATGTAGAAGAAGCAGAAGAAGTTTTAGAGATAGCTGATGATGAAGAAATGATTGAATTAGCTAAGATGCAATTAGCAGAGTCAGAACCAAGATTAAAAGAATTAGCTAATAAATTACCATTGATGTTAATTCCTAAAGATCCTAACGATGATAAAAATGTTGTAGTTGAGATTCGTGGCAGTGCTGGTGGAGATGAAGCTAATATCTTTGCTGGTGATTTATATAGAATGTATACTCGCTATGCAGAAAGTAAGGGTTGGGATGTAGATATTTTATCTTCTACTCCTTCTGATATGGGTGGATATAAAGAAATTGTATTTGTAATTGAAGGTAAGGGAGCTTATAGTTATCTAAAGTATGAAAGTGGAGTTCATCGAGTACAAAGAATTCCTAGTACAGAATCTGGAGGTCGAATTCATACTTCAACTTCTACTGTAGCTGTGTTACCAGAGGTAGAAGATGTTGATATTGATATTAATCCTAATGATTTAAAGATTGATACTTACCGTGCTAGTGGTCCAGGGGGCCAAAGTGTTAACACAACTGATTCTGCAGTCAGAATTACTCATCAGCCAACCGGATTGGTAGTTTCTTGTCAGGATGAGAAGTCACAACACAAAAATAGAGAAAAGGCAATGCGTGTATTAAGAGCTAGAGTACAGGAAAAGATAGAAGAAGAGAGACAAGAAGAAGTAGCTGAACAAAGAAAGAATCAGATTGGTAGTGGTGGTAGAAGTGAAAGAATTAGAACTTATAACTTCCCCCAGGGACGGATTACAGACCATAGAATTAATTTAACAACTCATCAAATTGAAGCTGTATTAGATGGGGAGTTAGATGAGATGATTGAATCTTTAATCACTGCTGACCAAATTGAAAAGTTAAAGCAGGTAGAATAA
- a CDS encoding DUF1385 domain-containing protein codes for MSQQQYGGQAVIEGVMMRGKKRIAVAVRKENGQIVLDEQPFKSITNKFKVLGMPLLRGVIALFQSLILGLQALTFSANQFSEEEEELSWFELITSMGTAFGLAILLFVVLPAGIIHLIESYISSNLILNLIEGIIKVSVLITYIVVISQLDDIERVFQYHGAEHKVIHNYESDLPLSIKNARQFSTSHPRCGTNFLLLVMIVSILLFSFFGRPSLINRVLIHIALLPVVAGVSYELIKLAGKQEAPQVVKLIAIPGLYLQKLTTAEPSDQQIEVAMKSLEAVLEEEDSNN; via the coding sequence ATGTCACAACAACAGTATGGTGGTCAGGCAGTAATTGAAGGGGTTATGATGCGTGGGAAAAAGCGAATAGCAGTAGCAGTTCGTAAAGAAAATGGTCAAATAGTACTAGATGAACAGCCTTTTAAATCAATAACAAATAAATTTAAAGTATTGGGTATGCCATTATTACGTGGAGTAATTGCTCTATTTCAATCGTTAATATTAGGATTACAAGCACTAACATTTTCAGCTAATCAATTTAGTGAAGAAGAAGAGGAATTATCTTGGTTTGAATTAATTACTAGTATGGGTACAGCTTTTGGGTTAGCTATTTTATTATTTGTTGTTTTACCCGCCGGAATAATACATTTAATAGAGTCTTATATATCATCTAATTTAATTTTAAATTTAATAGAGGGAATAATTAAAGTTAGTGTATTAATAACATACATTGTAGTTATCTCACAACTGGATGATATTGAAAGAGTCTTTCAATATCACGGAGCAGAGCATAAAGTAATTCATAATTATGAATCAGATTTGCCATTAAGTATTAAAAATGCTCGTCAATTTTCTACTTCACACCCTAGATGTGGAACCAATTTTTTATTACTGGTGATGATTGTAAGTATATTATTATTTTCTTTTTTTGGGCGTCCTTCCTTGATTAATCGAGTTTTAATTCATATTGCTTTATTACCAGTAGTAGCTGGGGTTTCTTATGAACTAATTAAGTTAGCAGGTAAACAAGAGGCACCCCAAGTGGTTAAGTTAATTGCTATTCCAGGTTTATATCTACAGAAACTAACTACAGCTGAACCTTCCGATCAGCAAATTGAAGTAGCAATGAAGTCTTTAGAGGCAGTATTAGAGGAAGAAGATAGTAATAATTGA
- the rpmE gene encoding 50S ribosomal protein L31, translating to MKEEIHPEYNEATITCACGNVFETKTTKGDLRVEICSNCHPFYTGKKSKAARGGRVERFKEKYGIED from the coding sequence ATGAAGGAAGAAATTCATCCAGAATACAACGAAGCTACAATTACTTGCGCATGTGGTAATGTTTTTGAAACTAAAACTACTAAGGGTGATTTGCGTGTAGAGATTTGCTCTAACTGTCATCCTTTTTATACTGGTAAGAAAAGTAAAGCAGCTCGTGGTGGACGAGTGGAAAGATTTAAAGAAAAATATGGTATTGAAGATTAA
- the rho gene encoding transcription termination factor Rho: MNISELEDKTINELYQVAKDLGITGYSNLKKRDLIFEILKAETEKGGLIFAEGVLEILPDGYGFLRPSEYVPSTDDIYISASQIKRFDLREGDVVSGQVRQPKDNERYFALLRIEAVNYQDPELAQERPHFEDLTPLYPQERITLEHNSNEISSRLVDLVAPIGKGQRGLIVAPPKAGKTVLLKKIANSISANFPEAKLMILLIDERPEEVTDMSRSVDAEVISSTFDEPPENHINVAELVLKEAKRLVEQKQDVVILLDSITRLARAYNVNIPSSGRTLSGGLDPTALHKPKRFFGAARNIEEGGSLTVLATALVETGSRMDDMIYEEFKGTGNMELHLSRQLAEKRLFPAIDVKKSGTRKEDLLLSDDELDTMWDLRREMNNSRSSQIIRSFIKQIKASSNNKEMLASLQEIID, from the coding sequence ATGAATATTAGTGAATTAGAAGATAAAACGATTAATGAATTATACCAAGTGGCTAAAGATTTAGGGATTACAGGTTATAGTAATCTAAAGAAGCGAGATTTGATTTTTGAAATTTTAAAAGCTGAGACTGAAAAAGGTGGATTGATCTTTGCAGAGGGTGTTTTAGAGATCCTCCCTGATGGATATGGCTTTTTGCGTCCTTCAGAATATGTACCTAGTACAGATGATATTTATATCTCTGCGTCCCAGATTAAGAGATTTGACTTAAGGGAGGGAGATGTAGTATCGGGCCAAGTTCGCCAACCTAAAGATAATGAACGATATTTTGCTTTATTAAGAATTGAAGCAGTTAATTATCAGGATCCAGAGTTGGCCCAAGAAAGACCACATTTTGAGGACTTAACCCCACTTTATCCCCAAGAAAGAATAACTCTAGAGCATAATTCAAATGAAATTTCTAGTCGATTAGTTGATTTAGTAGCTCCAATTGGTAAGGGCCAAAGGGGATTAATTGTGGCCCCACCTAAAGCAGGAAAGACAGTTTTACTAAAGAAGATAGCAAATAGCATTTCAGCTAATTTTCCAGAAGCTAAATTAATGATTCTATTGATTGACGAACGACCTGAGGAAGTAACCGACATGAGCAGATCAGTCGATGCAGAAGTGATTAGTTCCACTTTTGATGAACCGCCTGAAAACCATATAAATGTAGCAGAGTTAGTATTAAAAGAGGCTAAAAGGTTGGTAGAACAAAAGCAGGATGTTGTAATTTTATTAGATAGTATTACTAGATTAGCAAGGGCTTATAATGTTAATATTCCTTCTAGTGGTCGTACACTTTCGGGGGGGCTAGATCCTACAGCTTTACATAAGCCTAAACGCTTCTTTGGAGCAGCTAGAAATATAGAAGAGGGCGGGAGTTTAACTGTTTTAGCTACTGCTTTAGTGGAGACTGGAAGCAGAATGGATGATATGATTTATGAAGAATTTAAAGGTACCGGGAATATGGAGTTACATTTAAGTCGTCAGTTAGCTGAAAAGAGATTATTCCCTGCTATTGATGTTAAAAAATCGGGGACTAGAAAAGAAGATTTATTATTATCAGATGATGAATTAGATACTATGTGGGATCTAAGAAGGGAAATGAATAACTCACGGTCTAGTCAAATCATTAGATCTTTTATTAAACAAATTAAAGCTAGTTCAAATAACAAAGAAATGTTAGCTTCATTACAAGAAATAATCGATTAA
- a CDS encoding sodium:calcium antiporter: MSSLWLVFFLSALAIILAGTKLSDYGDIIATKTGLGQALVGSILVAGATSLPEVVTSGTASAIGAPNIAVGNVFGSNTFNLAILAIADLIHGTGPFMLRVHSKHILSALLGILLSAFATLFILVHYLSDLQVGLFGIGIGPIIIFITYLIGARLIFRYESKNQIEDEEEELLDLKMSLNKAIIGFAISAVIIVIAGIKLSSSADKLATLTGLKASFMGTILVAAATSLPELVATISAIRINAYDIAVGNVFGSNIFNMVIILAAELFYRGGPVLAAASLSHAFTAVLGLILSGIAVIGLFYRSEKTFLTIGWDTISIATIYLFGAYVMFRLGI, translated from the coding sequence TTGTCTTCATTATGGTTAGTATTTTTTCTATCGGCCTTAGCAATTATTTTAGCAGGAACTAAATTATCTGATTATGGAGATATAATTGCTACTAAAACAGGTCTTGGTCAAGCATTAGTAGGAAGTATTCTAGTAGCAGGGGCTACTTCATTACCTGAAGTAGTAACTAGTGGGACAGCTTCAGCCATTGGAGCACCTAATATAGCAGTAGGGAATGTTTTTGGGAGTAATACATTTAATTTAGCTATTTTGGCTATAGCTGATTTAATTCATGGAACTGGACCTTTTATGTTAAGAGTCCATTCTAAACATATATTATCTGCTTTATTGGGAATTTTATTATCGGCTTTTGCTACTTTATTTATTTTAGTTCATTATTTAAGTGATTTACAAGTTGGTTTATTTGGGATTGGAATTGGACCTATTATTATTTTTATTACTTATTTGATTGGAGCTCGATTGATCTTTCGCTACGAAAGTAAGAATCAAATAGAAGATGAAGAAGAAGAATTATTAGATTTAAAGATGTCATTAAATAAGGCTATTATCGGGTTTGCTATTTCAGCGGTTATAATTGTTATTGCAGGGATCAAATTATCTTCTTCTGCAGATAAATTGGCTACTTTAACTGGTTTAAAAGCGAGCTTTATGGGTACAATTTTAGTGGCAGCTGCAACTTCTTTACCAGAACTAGTAGCTACTATTTCTGCAATTAGAATTAATGCTTATGATATAGCAGTAGGAAATGTGTTTGGCAGTAATATTTTTAATATGGTAATTATTCTAGCAGCAGAGTTATTTTATAGAGGTGGTCCAGTATTAGCAGCTGCTTCCCTATCTCATGCGTTTACAGCTGTTTTAGGTTTGATTTTAAGTGGAATTGCTGTTATAGGTCTCTTTTACCGGTCTGAAAAGACTTTCTTAACTATTGGTTGGGATACTATTTCCATTGCTACCATTTACTTATTTGGGGCTTATGTAATGTTTAGGCTAGGAATCTAG
- the glpX gene encoding class II fructose-bisphosphatase — MQRELAIEFVRVTEVAAIASARWMGKGDKEAADQAAVDAMRGMFDTVDIDGEVVIGEGEIDEAPMLYIGEKIGTREGGVPEVDIAVDPLEGTTIIAEGRANALSVLAVAQRGCFLHAPDMYMDKIAVGPEAKGSIDINSSVEENINAVATALNKPVEDVTVVILDKPRHRKKGKLIDQVREAGAKIKLIDDGDVAAALATGLSGTGVDLLMGIGGAPEGVLAAAGLKCLDGDMQARLVPQSKEEVQRAKEMGINEVEAALGMEDLAKGDRVIFSATGVTDGEMLEGVRFRGNQAETHSLVMRSKTGTIRFVEAIHRLDQKPFPNK; from the coding sequence ATGCAACGAGAACTAGCAATTGAATTTGTAAGAGTAACAGAAGTAGCGGCTATTGCTTCAGCAAGATGGATGGGAAAAGGTGATAAAGAAGCAGCTGATCAAGCAGCAGTTGATGCAATGCGAGGTATGTTTGATACAGTCGATATTGATGGAGAAGTGGTAATTGGAGAAGGAGAGATTGATGAGGCTCCTATGTTATATATTGGAGAGAAGATTGGAACAAGAGAAGGAGGAGTTCCGGAAGTTGATATTGCAGTTGACCCTCTGGAAGGGACTACAATCATTGCTGAGGGGCGGGCTAATGCTTTATCTGTTTTAGCTGTAGCACAAAGGGGTTGTTTCTTACATGCACCGGATATGTATATGGATAAAATAGCTGTTGGCCCAGAAGCTAAAGGCAGCATTGATATTAATTCTTCAGTAGAGGAAAATATCAATGCAGTAGCTACTGCATTGAATAAACCGGTTGAAGATGTAACTGTAGTTATTTTGGATAAGCCACGCCACAGAAAAAAAGGAAAATTAATAGATCAAGTTAGAGAAGCAGGGGCCAAGATCAAATTAATTGATGATGGTGATGTAGCTGCTGCATTAGCTACAGGTTTATCTGGTACTGGAGTTGATCTATTAATGGGGATTGGTGGTGCTCCAGAAGGTGTGTTGGCTGCAGCTGGCTTAAAATGTTTAGATGGAGATATGCAGGCGCGATTAGTTCCTCAAAGTAAAGAGGAAGTTCAACGGGCCAAAGAGATGGGAATTAATGAAGTAGAAGCAGCTTTAGGGATGGAGGATTTAGCTAAAGGAGATCGAGTTATCTTTTCTGCTACAGGTGTAACTGATGGAGAAATGTTAGAAGGAGTCCGTTTTAGAGGTAATCAGGCTGAGACACATTCGTTAGTTATGAGATCTAAAACAGGAACTATAAGATTTGTAGAAGCAATCCACAGGTTAGACCAGAAACCATTTCCTAACAAATAA
- the fba gene encoding class II fructose-1,6-bisphosphate aldolase, which produces MALVSMTEMLNKAKEEQYAVGQFNINNLEWTQAILEACQEENSPVILGVSEGATSYMGGFKTVVNIVEGLLEDMEITIPVAIHLDHGSSIESCKEAIDAGYTSVMIDASHHPFEENVEVTKEVVDYAHANGVSVEAELGIVGGQEDGVEGEVKYADPEECKKLVEKTGIDALAPALGSVHGPYQGEPDLGFEEMLEIKETAGLPLVLHGGTGIPTEDIKKAIDRGTSKINVNTDFQQAWTKVVRELLKEDKEVYDPRKIIGPGKKGIIEAAKRKIEIFGSANKA; this is translated from the coding sequence ATGGCATTAGTATCAATGACAGAAATGTTGAACAAGGCAAAGGAAGAACAGTATGCAGTAGGACAATTTAATATTAATAATCTAGAATGGACACAAGCAATTTTAGAGGCTTGTCAAGAGGAGAATTCCCCTGTAATTTTAGGTGTATCTGAAGGTGCTACTAGTTATATGGGAGGATTTAAGACAGTAGTTAATATTGTAGAAGGTTTATTAGAAGATATGGAGATTACTATTCCAGTTGCAATCCATTTAGATCATGGGTCAAGTATTGAAAGCTGTAAAGAAGCAATTGATGCTGGATATACTTCAGTTATGATTGATGCTTCTCATCATCCATTTGAAGAAAATGTTGAAGTTACTAAAGAAGTAGTTGACTATGCTCATGCAAATGGAGTATCTGTAGAAGCTGAATTAGGGATTGTAGGTGGACAAGAAGATGGTGTTGAAGGTGAAGTTAAGTATGCTGATCCAGAAGAGTGTAAAAAGTTAGTTGAAAAGACTGGTATTGATGCTTTAGCACCGGCTTTAGGTTCTGTTCATGGGCCTTACCAAGGAGAGCCTGACTTAGGATTTGAAGAAATGTTAGAGATTAAAGAGACTGCTGGTTTACCTTTAGTATTACATGGTGGAACTGGTATTCCAACAGAAGATATTAAAAAAGCAATTGATCGAGGAACTTCTAAGATTAATGTTAATACTGACTTCCAACAAGCTTGGACAAAAGTTGTACGAGAGTTACTTAAAGAGGATAAAGAAGTATATGATCCTCGAAAAATTATTGGCCCAGGTAAAAAAGGAATTATTGAAGCTGCTAAGAGAAAGATTGAAATTTTCGGTAGTGCCAATAAAGCATAA